A window from Argopecten irradians isolate NY chromosome 3, Ai_NY, whole genome shotgun sequence encodes these proteins:
- the LOC138318538 gene encoding uncharacterized protein: protein MSTEYIPGIEAGTEIGKICNDTQQSYKLEIKHDTGYSRKEVKRTEILDFGKEGFLLYKLLTGTECTCIIDEGEKIGFGQIHGAQDNYRSAQRISIESESLADLLWDRIHPYLEELDISSDPHSHHIHGIPCVVEGKWVPAGLNKLFRLCRYHPGGHFAPHFDGFYEEDSKHRSMKTLMVYLNGDFTGGSTNFVDESQTLHMDETGKYCAEEKNILCKIQPEAGMAIIFNHHRLHEGQKLGDNKKYILRTDIMYKKVSEDKIDDKEEKALALIKEAEQLEALGECEKAAMVLRKAFKLSPTIEESYWA, encoded by the exons ATGTCTACGgaatatatacctggtattgaAGCAGGAACAGAAATTGGTAAAATCTGTAATGACACACAGCAAAGCTATAAGTTAGAGATAAAGCATGACACAGGTTACTCACGAAAGGAAGTAAAGCGTACAGAAATACTGGATTTTGGAAAAGAAGGGTTTCTGTTATACAAACTATTAACAGGGACAGAATGTACTTGTATAATTGACGAGGGAGAGAAGATTGGATTTGGACAGATACATGGAGCACAAGATAACTACAGAAGTGCTCAGAG GATCAGTATAGAAAGTGAGTCTCTAGCCGACCTGTTGTGGGACCGGATACACCCCTATCTCGAGGAACTCGACATATCAAGTGACCCACATTCTCATCACATACACGGTATACCATGTGTGGTCGAAGGAAAATGGGTTCCAGCTGGGCTAAACAAG TTATTCCGCCTGTGTCGATACCATCCCGGCGGACACTTCGCTCCACACTTTGACGGGTTTTATGAGGAAGACTCCAAGCACAGGTCGATGAAGACTCTGATGGTCTACCTGAATGGCGACTTCACAGGGGGCAGCACCAACTTCGTGGACGAGAGTCAGACACTTCACATG GACGAAACAGGTAAATATTGTGCAGAGGAAAAGAATATCCTATGTAAGATACAGCCAGAGGCCGGTATGGCTATCATCTTCAATCATCATCGTCTTCACGAGGGCCAAAAACTCGG AGATAATAAGAAATACATCTTACGAACAGATATAATGTATAAGAAAGTCAGCGAGGATAAAATCGATGACAAAGAAGAGAAAGCATTAGCCTTGATAAAGGAAGCAGAACAACTAGAG GCACTGGGTGAATGTGAAAAAGCAGCCATGGTATTAAGAAAGGCTTTCAAACTATCACCAACGATAGAGGAGTCCTACTGGGCATAA